One Nicotiana tomentosiformis chromosome 4, ASM39032v3, whole genome shotgun sequence genomic window carries:
- the LOC104089351 gene encoding AT-rich interactive domain-containing protein 5-like isoform X1: MDKSDVEMEDAEKNAQDVENMAESETNTLNSTLKREGPALDGQQSTDSLVECQDSAKPETQDQNNYSESGAKSRMPAENGNGEQKTASNIVESESNVNDEAVGQTDSKGVVEEFDAKCKVEDQRNAASETPKQNDAISQPESQGIAVGDDQNGSGIESLDQNNATGRTEGENKIEKKEGDLDADVAVKNEESIGNATDHDSGCVNMQVHEGLPANEVNESGREVKELPQAENSIEEVHQNGNDMTVDEHKEVEDNTATVITDGGARSNELSETKDDVKNTATAKMPEPATPNLPVKSATAKAGQHTGEASNKIFDEAKMEDEDDEDEDWSGDGSPEDQAAFMIELESFYRERAMEFKPPKFYGHQLNCLKLWRSVIRLGGYDRVTGSKLWRQVGESFNPPKTCTTVSWTFRIFYEKALLEYERHKTQSGKLRLPISALPEAGVDNEGNAYQAPGSGRARRDAAARAMQGWHEQRLLGCGEDKNANSTPKREKNLKSIGSLKHKRPNEVENPAKAARTETSKQLVTTVVDLGPPADWVKINVRETKDCFEVYALVPGLLREEVRVQSDPAGRLVITGQPEQLDNPWGITAFKKVVSLPARIDPLQTSAVVSLHGRLFVRVPFAQ, translated from the exons ATGGATAAGAGTGACGTAGAGATGGAGGATGCCGAGAAGAATGCCCAAGATGTTGAGAATATGGCTGAGTCTGAAACTAATACGCTCAATTCCACTCTGAAACGTGAAGGGCCTGCTCTTGATGGCCAACAGTCCACCGACTCATTGGTGGAGTGCCAAGACAGTGCTAAACCAGAGACACAAGATCAAAATAACTACTCTGAGAGTGGGGCTAAGAGCCGAATGCCTGCTGAAAATGGGAACGGAGAGCAGAAGACCGCTAGTAATATAGTGGAAAGTGAAAGCAACGTTAATGATGAGGCAGTGGGCCAGACTGATTCAAAGGGTGTGGTAGAGGAATTTGATGCAAAGTGCAAGGTGGAGGACCAGAGGAATGCTGCAAGTGAGACACCGAAACAAAATGACGCTATAAGCCAGCCAGAGAGTCAAGGCATTGCAGTAGGTGATGACCAGAACGGATCTGGAATAGAATCACTAGACCAAAACAATGCTACCGGTCGAACAGAAGGAGAAAACAAAATTGAGAAAAAAGAAGGCGATCTTGATGCAGATGTGGCCGTGAAGAATGAAGAATCTATTGGAAATGCTACTGACCATGATAGTGGATGTGTAAACATGCAGGTACATGAGGGGCTACCTGCTAATGAAGTAAATGAGAGTGGAAGAGAGGTGAAGGAACTTCCTCAGGCTGAGAACTCGATCGAAGAGGTTCATCAAAATGGGAATGATATGACGGTTGATGAACACAAGGAAGTGGAAGACAATACTGCAACTGTTATCACTGATGGTGGTGCGAGATCGAATGAGTTGTCAGAGACAAAAGACGATGTTAAGAATACTGCTACTGCAAAGATGCCAGAGCCAGCAACTCCAAATTTGCCGGTGAAATCTGCCACTGCAAAAGCTGGACAGCATACTGGGGAAGCATCAAATAAAATCTTTGATGAAGCAAAG ATGGAGGATGAGGATGATGAAGATGAGGATTGGAGTGGTGATGGATCACCCGAGGACCAAGCAGCATTTATGATAGAACTTGAAAGTTTTTACAGGGAGAGGGCGATGGAATTTAAACCACCTAAGTTTTATGGGCATCAACTTAATTGCCTGAA GTTATGGAGATCTGTGATCAGATTGGGTGGCTATGACCGG gTGACTGGATCCAAGTTGTGGCGGCAAGTTGGCGAGTCGTTTAATCCCCCCAA GACTTGCACAACTGTGTCCTGGACATTCCGCATTTTCTATGAGAAG GCCCTTTTAGAATATGAAAGGCATAAGACGCAAAGTGGCAAGCTTCGACTTCCTATTTCTGCTCTTCCTGAGGCAGGTGTTGACAATGAG GGAAATGCTTATCAAGCTCCTGGATCAGGCAGGGCGAGAAGAGATGCTGCCGCTCGTGCTATGCAAGGATGGCATGAGCAACGTCTTCTTGGTTGTGGCGAG GACAAAAATGCCAACAGTACGCCAAAGCGTGAGAAGAATCTCAAAAGCATTG GTTCTCTTAAACACAAGAGACCAAATGAAGTGGAAAATCCTGCGAAAGCGGCACGAACTGAAACATCTAAGCA GTTGGTAACAACAGTTGTTGATTTGGGACCTCCAGCTGATTGGGTAAAAATCAATGTGCGAGAAACA AAAGATTGCTTTGAAGTCTATGCTTTGGTGCCTGGGCTTTTGAGAGAGGAG GTGCGGGTTCAATCTGATCCTGCTGGCCGTCTGGTCATAACTGGTCAGCCAGAGCAACTTGACAACCCTTGGGGTATTACCGCCTTCAAAAAG GTAGTAAGCCTACCTGCTAGAATCGATCCCCTCCAGACTTCTGCTGTTGTAAGTCTTCATGGACGGCTCTTTGTTCGTGTACCATTTGCACAGTGA
- the LOC104089351 gene encoding AT-rich interactive domain-containing protein 5-like isoform X2 gives MDKSDVEMEDAEKNAQDVENMAESETNTLNSTLKREGPALDGQQSTDSLVECQDSAKPETQDQNNYSESGAKSRMPAENGNGEQKTASNIVESESNVNDEAVGQTDSKGVVEEFDAKCKVEDQRNAASETPKQNDAISQPESQGIAVGDDQNGSGIESLDQNNATGRTEGENKIEKKEGDLDADVAVKNEESIGNATDHDSGCVNMQVHEGLPANEVNESGREVKELPQAENSIEEVHQNGNDMTVDEHKEVEDNTATVITDGGARSNELSETKDDVKNTATAKMPEPATPNLPVKSATAKAGQHTGEASNKIFDEAKMEDEDDEDEDWSGDGSPEDQAAFMIELESFYRERAMEFKPPKFYGHQLNCLKLWRSVIRLGGYDRVTGSKLWRQVGESFNPPKTCTTVSWTFRIFYEKALLEYERHKTQSGKLRLPISALPEAGVDNEGNAYQAPGSGRARRDAAARAMQGWHEQRLLGCGEDKNANSTPKREKNLKSIGSLKHKRPNEVENPAKAARTETSKQLVTTVVDLGPPADWVKINVRETKDCFEVYALVPGLLREEA, from the exons ATGGATAAGAGTGACGTAGAGATGGAGGATGCCGAGAAGAATGCCCAAGATGTTGAGAATATGGCTGAGTCTGAAACTAATACGCTCAATTCCACTCTGAAACGTGAAGGGCCTGCTCTTGATGGCCAACAGTCCACCGACTCATTGGTGGAGTGCCAAGACAGTGCTAAACCAGAGACACAAGATCAAAATAACTACTCTGAGAGTGGGGCTAAGAGCCGAATGCCTGCTGAAAATGGGAACGGAGAGCAGAAGACCGCTAGTAATATAGTGGAAAGTGAAAGCAACGTTAATGATGAGGCAGTGGGCCAGACTGATTCAAAGGGTGTGGTAGAGGAATTTGATGCAAAGTGCAAGGTGGAGGACCAGAGGAATGCTGCAAGTGAGACACCGAAACAAAATGACGCTATAAGCCAGCCAGAGAGTCAAGGCATTGCAGTAGGTGATGACCAGAACGGATCTGGAATAGAATCACTAGACCAAAACAATGCTACCGGTCGAACAGAAGGAGAAAACAAAATTGAGAAAAAAGAAGGCGATCTTGATGCAGATGTGGCCGTGAAGAATGAAGAATCTATTGGAAATGCTACTGACCATGATAGTGGATGTGTAAACATGCAGGTACATGAGGGGCTACCTGCTAATGAAGTAAATGAGAGTGGAAGAGAGGTGAAGGAACTTCCTCAGGCTGAGAACTCGATCGAAGAGGTTCATCAAAATGGGAATGATATGACGGTTGATGAACACAAGGAAGTGGAAGACAATACTGCAACTGTTATCACTGATGGTGGTGCGAGATCGAATGAGTTGTCAGAGACAAAAGACGATGTTAAGAATACTGCTACTGCAAAGATGCCAGAGCCAGCAACTCCAAATTTGCCGGTGAAATCTGCCACTGCAAAAGCTGGACAGCATACTGGGGAAGCATCAAATAAAATCTTTGATGAAGCAAAG ATGGAGGATGAGGATGATGAAGATGAGGATTGGAGTGGTGATGGATCACCCGAGGACCAAGCAGCATTTATGATAGAACTTGAAAGTTTTTACAGGGAGAGGGCGATGGAATTTAAACCACCTAAGTTTTATGGGCATCAACTTAATTGCCTGAA GTTATGGAGATCTGTGATCAGATTGGGTGGCTATGACCGG gTGACTGGATCCAAGTTGTGGCGGCAAGTTGGCGAGTCGTTTAATCCCCCCAA GACTTGCACAACTGTGTCCTGGACATTCCGCATTTTCTATGAGAAG GCCCTTTTAGAATATGAAAGGCATAAGACGCAAAGTGGCAAGCTTCGACTTCCTATTTCTGCTCTTCCTGAGGCAGGTGTTGACAATGAG GGAAATGCTTATCAAGCTCCTGGATCAGGCAGGGCGAGAAGAGATGCTGCCGCTCGTGCTATGCAAGGATGGCATGAGCAACGTCTTCTTGGTTGTGGCGAG GACAAAAATGCCAACAGTACGCCAAAGCGTGAGAAGAATCTCAAAAGCATTG GTTCTCTTAAACACAAGAGACCAAATGAAGTGGAAAATCCTGCGAAAGCGGCACGAACTGAAACATCTAAGCA GTTGGTAACAACAGTTGTTGATTTGGGACCTCCAGCTGATTGGGTAAAAATCAATGTGCGAGAAACA AAAGATTGCTTTGAAGTCTATGCTTTGGTGCCTGGGCTTTTGAGAGAGGAG GCGTAG
- the LOC108943991 gene encoding uncharacterized protein, translated as MGWLEGCKRIIGFDGCFLKGMCKGELLVAVGKNGNNQMFPIAWAVVETKHSWTWFIQHLSADLELGDGFNLTVTSDSQKGLIPAIENLQCKDEFARLGMLGRNICEYVLDYNKELWVRAYFSPVSKCDVVENNMCEAFHSWIVVPRHKSIITMLEEIKHKVMTRTVDMRRFAETLITDISPIARMNLEENKDAFRRCKVLWNGDNGFEISDGDIRHIVDLREKTCTCRTWMLRGIPCPHAICSLYHLGQNPDGLVEH; from the exons ATGGGTTGGTTAGAAGGTTGCAAAAGAATTATTGGTTTTGATGGATGCTTCTTGAAAGGGATGTGTAAAGGTGAGTTACTGGTAGCTGTTGGCAAAAATGGGAACAATCAGATGTTTCCAATAGCATGGGCAGTTGTGGAGACAAAACACTCTTGGACATGGTTCATTCAACACCTGAGTGCTGACTTGGAGTTAGGAGATGGTTTCAACTTAACAGTAACGTCAGACAGTCAAAAG GGATTAATACCTGCAATTGAAAACT TGCAGTGCAAGGATGAGTTTGCAAGATTGGGAATGCTGGGGAGAAACATATGTGAGTATGTTCTGGATTACAACAAAGAATTATGGGTAAGGGCTTATTTTAGTCCTGTGTCTAAATGTGatgttgttgaaaataatatGTGTGAGGCATTTCATTCATGGATAGTGGTACCTAGGCACAAGTCAATTATAACTATGTTAGAGGAAATCAAACACAAAGTGATGACTAGAACTGTTGATATGAGGAGATTTGCTGAAACTTTGATAACAGATATATCCCCAATAGCAAGAATGAAtttagaagaaaataaagatgcATTTAGGAGATGTAAAGTTCTTTGGAATGGGGATAATGGTTTTGAAATTTCTGATGGTGATATTAGGCATATTGTTGATTTAAGAGAGAAGACTTGCACTTGTAGAACCTGGATGTTGAGAGGAATTCCATGCCCTCATGCTATTTGTTCCTTATATCACTTAGGACAGAATCCAGATGGCTTGGTTGAACATTGA